The Impatiens glandulifera chromosome 3, dImpGla2.1, whole genome shotgun sequence genome contains a region encoding:
- the LOC124930317 gene encoding uncharacterized protein LOC124930317 produces the protein MWYVINDGPMKILKVSTAKTSIDGSPEMREKSRFVWTAEDKRKANLDNVTKDFSTRRWTRTCSTRLSHALTKEIWEKMTQLCEGNDQTKENKLMVATQKFDSIKMHPREIMTEFDERFRNIVIELLTLGKTYSNKEVVIKVMRALPKEWDIKRMSTRESKYLNKLELHDLFADLKTYEFEINSSNE, from the coding sequence atgtggtatgtcatcaatGATGGTCCAATGAAGATTCTGAAGGTCAGTACAGCCAAAACCTCAATTGATGGTTCTCCTGAGATGAGGGAGAAGTCAAGATTTGTGTGGACTgctgaagataagaggaaggcCAACCTCGACAATGTGACCAAAGATTTCTCTACAAGACGTTGGACAAGAACATGTTCTACCAGATTAAGTCATGCTCttaccaaagaaatttgggagaagatGACCCAACTTTGTGAAGGCAACGAtcaaaccaaagaaaataaactaatggttgccacacagaagtttgacaGCATTAAGATGCATCCTAGAGAGATAATGACTGAATTTGATGAACGATTCAGAAACATAGTCATTGAGCTCTTGACTCTGGGGAAGACTTACAGCAACAAAGAGGTTGTTATCAAAGTGATGAGAGCCTTACCTAAAGAATGGGACATCAAGAGAATGTCAACGAGGGAATCTAAATATCTCAACAAGCTTGAGCTACATGACTTGTTCGCCGATCTGAAAAcctatgagtttgaaataaactcaagCAATGAATAA
- the LOC124929360 gene encoding cyprosin-like — translation MEHGFGLAFCLLTLMCSLACASSDGLIRIGLNKRSLDLQSMKAYKMARIQNRHTEGLKSVGSSDFDIISLKNYMDAQYYGEICIGSPPQKFTVIFDTGSSNLWIPSAKCLSIACLFHPKYKHRKSDTYTEIGDRVAIHYGSGSVSGFLSQDNVKVGDLLVQNQSFMEATREGSVTFVLARFDGILGLGFQEISVGDVVPVWYNMIEQGLVQEKVFSFWLNRDPNAKVGGELVFGGADPKHFKGKHTYTPITQKGYWQFEMGDFLIANHSTGFCEDGCAAIVDSGTSLLAGPTTIVTQINHAIGAEGVISMECKEIVVQYGEMIWDLLISGVRPDQVCAQIGLCGPGRAQTESANIQMVVESAYGKNNPLCTSCQMLVVWVQNQLKQKKTKETVFDYVNQLCESLPSPMGESVIDCNSLSTLPNITFTIGGKAFNLTPEQYILKTGDGPATICVSGFIALDVTPPRGPLWILGDIFMGVYHTVFDYGNLQVGFAPAA, via the exons ATGGAACATGGTTTTGGGTTGGCGTTTTGTCTACTCACGTTGATGTGTTCTTTAGCTTGTGCATCATCTGATGGTTTAATACGGATTGGTTTGAATAAGAGAAGCTTAGATCTTCAATCTATGAAAGCTTACAAAATGGCAAGAATTCAAAACAGACATACTGAAGGCTTGAAATCAGTTGGAAGTTCTGATTTTGACATAATCTCTCTGAAGAACTACATGGACGCTCAATACTATGGAGAGATTTGCATCGGCTCTCCGCCTCAAAAATTCACTGTCATATTCGACACTGGAAGTTCTAATCTCTGGATTCCCTCAGCAAAATGTCTTTCT ATTGCTTGTTTGTTCCATCCTAAGTACAAACATAGGAAATCCGATACATATACAGAAATTG GAGACCGTGTGGCAATACATTATGGATCTGGGTCCGTTTCTGGATTCCTCAGCCAAGATAATGTTAAAGTTGGTGATCTTTTGGTACAGAATCAG TCTTTTATGGAGGCCACCCGAGAGGGAAGTGTTACATTTGTATTGGCACGGTTTGATGGGATTCTTGGTCTGGGCTTCCAGGAAATTTCAGTTGGTGATGTTGTCCCTGTCTG GTACAACATGATTGAACAAGGCCTTGTCCAAGAGAAAGTCTTCTCATTTTGGCTTAACCGGGACCCAAATGCTAAGGTGGGTGGTGAGCTTGTTTTTGGTGGCGCCGATCCAAAACATTTCAAGGGGAAGCACACGTATACTCCCATTACTCAGAAGGGTTACTGGCAG TTTGAGATGGGTGACTTTCTTATAGCCAACCATTCAACAG GCTTCTGTGAGGATGGATGTGCTGCTATTGTGGATTCTGGGACATCCTTACTTGCTGGTCCAact ACAATCGTTACTCAAATCAACCACGCCATTGGAGCGGAAGGAGTTATCAGTATGGAATGTAAAGAAATTGTTGTTCAGTATGGAGAAATGATATGGGATCTCCTCATTTCAGGG GTACGTCCTGACCAAGTATGTGCACAGATTGGTCTCTGCGGCCCTGGAAGGGCTCAGACCGAGAG CGCCAATATTCAGATGGTTGTCGAAAGTGCTTATGGTAAAAACAATCCCTTGTGCACATCATGCCAGATGCTTGTCGTTTGGGTCCAGAATCAgctaaaacaaaagaaaacgaAGGAAACTGTGTTTGATTATGTGAATCAG CTCTGTGAAAGCCTGCCTAGTCCGATGGGAGAATCTGTAATCGACTGTAATAGTTTGTCAACGCTGCCAAATATCACATTCACAATTGGAGGGAAAGCTTTCAATCTTACTCCTGAACAG TACATCCTTAAAACTGGAGATGGTCCTGCTACAATATGTGTGAGTGGATTCATCGCTCTTGACGTGACTCCGCCCCGCGGTCCTCTATG GATTCTTGGAGACATATTCATGGGTGTGTATCATACTGTATTTGACTACGGAAATCTGCAAGTGGGTTTTGCACCGGCTGCATAG